The Methanococcoides methylutens genome segment GAACAGTACCGGAGGATGGACTGCCATCCATGGGTTTCTCAGAAGCGGGTTCATACCCTGTCCATCCACAAGCGGGTATGCTGATACAAATGGATTCCAGTTGGAAATGTCAACGTATGCACCTACGCCCCCATAATACATGGAGAACGGATTCTTCAATACCAGCAACATAAGGAAAACTGTAATGATGCACAGGCATATTGCACGTGTGATGTTCATTAGCCTGATGTCGTACAGCTCTTTTGTGTGGCCTGTGTACTGCATTGCCAGAAGCATCAGCAGGGTGAACCATGTCCAGAGCAGGAATGAACCTTCCTGGCCTGCCCACAATGCGGAAAGACGATAGACAAATTCAAGATCGATACTTGAATGCATGTAAACATAAACGTAAGATGCGGATACCGTGAGCAGATAGTAGGTAAGCATCAGGATAGCGAGTGTGATGACGGCTGTACATCCAACCTCAAGCTTTCTGGAAAGTGAACCTGCACGAATATTATTTGTACGCAGATCGATGATAGAATATATCGCTGAGCCAGCACCAAGGATAAAGGCAATCCATATGAGAATCATTCCAAAGTTCATTTCTTACCCCCCTTAGGACGTTCTGAACCCTTGTTTCTTTTTCCTTTTATCTTAGCCACAGGAGTTGTGGCCTTTCCATCAGTTGAATAATCGATCACTCCAAGAACAGCCATGCCGCCGAGCATCATGAACAGGCCGCCCCAGATGAATGTGATGAAAGGTACTGTCCTAACATATATGCTGACTTCACCACTGGTCTCGTTTACCGCTTTGGGTGCGATGAACAGTTCCTCGAATATGCCACGATGTACATAGGTAGTTGTGTACGTCTGGCCCCATTTGAAATCAGTTATGTATTTGATCTGACCACTATCAAAATAAGCGCCTTTTTTGTAGACATCGAAATCCACATAGGTTGCATAAGAAGAACCGTGATACTCCTTATAGTGAGAACCTTCAAAAGTTGAATCCATTCCGGTAACAGAAACCATGTAGTTCTGCCCTTCGAACTAGCCGGCAGAGTCCATGGAGACCACAGAAGAACCATCTACCTTCAAATTGCTGCTGGCAACGATCCCTATGAGTATCAGAATTATCCCAAGATGGATAACATGTGCACTGACACCTCGCAGTTTCATTGCACGTGAGTCCCTCTGGAGAGACATATAGATCTTATAGAATGTAGCGACCAGAGCCATGCTCACCACAGGCACTGTAACATCAAGAGGAAGGTTTCCAAAAGGAGACAGAAAAGCAAATGCTATGGAGATTGCAACTGTGAAACCACCAACGAACAACGTTCTCTTCGCATCGAAATAACCATAAAGCAAACCCATCGTAAGCAATACTACCAGCGCTGCTGTGGGAAGAGCACTCCTGTTGTTAAAATATTCAGCACTCATGCCCATCTCGACGCCTGTGGTCAGCCTGACTATCAGTGGTGTTAACATGCCCACAGTTATAAGAGCAGCAAGGAGCAGCATGGTCAATACCGCTGCCAGCATTATATTACTGCTGTTTACGAGGTCTTTGCTTTTTTTCATGAAATTCACAATCGTTACGTCTGTTCAAATATGTATCGGTACTGACATTAAAAAAACAGGATCAATAATGATAAAATAGTGATGATATTTTGATAGATCCTGATAGAATATTTATAACATGCAGATATCTGAAAAAAATGTTGAAAGGCGGTATGACCCCGCCTCATAGAAAATGCATGTTCTTTAATCCACTTTACTGAACTTTGAATGTACAGCTCCGCAGATCGGACACCTTTCAGGTGCTTCACCCTCTACGGTATATCCGCAGACCTCACAGACGTAGTAATCAGTATCTTCGTTGTCATCCATATTGTCCAGTGCTTTCTGATAGAGCTCAGCATGTACCTTCTCGACCTTATTCGCCAGATCAAAGCTACGGACAGCCTTTTTGTTACCCTCTTTTTCTGCTTCCTCGATGAAGGCAGGGTACATCTCGTTGAATTCCATGGTCTCACCAGCTATTGCTTCCTGAAGATTTTCTTCAGTGCTCTTTACCTCTCCCAGAACCCTCAGGTGGCTGTGAGCGTGTACTGTTTCTGCAGCAGCAGCAGCCCTGAACAATTTAGCGATCTTTGTGAATCCTTCTTCATCAGCCATTTTTGCAAAAGCAAGGTACTTCCTGTTTGCCATTGATTCGCCAGCAAACGCTTCTTTCAGATTTTCGATAGTACTCATGAGATTCCTCCATTTTTTACGATATTGAAAGATAACTGTGTACATATCAAATATATGATTAATGGAAGGAAGAATGTAAAGAAGAATAGATGAGTGAGGAAAAGTAAAGGGAAGAAGAGATGAAAGAAAAAAGAGAGGAATAAAAGCAGATCGAGAAGAAATAAAAGTGGATATTATAGTTGGTTTTATATATCAATGAAGCAGATTAGAGCAAAACCTAATGAGTTGATAACACGATCGAGCTAATTGTTCTTGCAATATGGTTAATGCTTCCTGCATATCTTCCGAATCCTTTTGCAGCTGTCTTTGGAGGCGGCAGGCCTATCGACGGAGGAAAAACAATGTCTGATGGCAGGCGCATCCTTGGAGATGGAAAGACCTTCCGCGGTTTCTTTGCAGGACTTATATGCGGTACTCTTGCAGGACTATTACAGATGCGACTGATCGAAAGCTATCCTGTAATATTGGGAGCACAACTACCAACATTCGGAACAGGCGGACTGAACACGACCATCGTGGTATTCGCACTTGCTTTTGGCTCCCTTTTCGGGGACATGTTCATGAGTTTCTTCAAACGGCGTATGGGATTAAAACGCGGAGCTCCGCTACCTGTTGTAGACCAGCTTGATTTCGTCATGGGAGCATTGTTATTTGCCTACCTTGCATCCCCATACTGGTTCTCCGAACAATTCACATTCACGATCATATTGGTTATACTGATCATCACACCCCTGCTTCACCTTGTGACGAATGTTATAGGATATTTCATGGGTGTCAAGAAAGAACCATGGTAATACCAGAAAAAGGAAAGGATCACAATGACAACATCATCAAATGACAAAGAAGAACTTATAGATGCACTCAAAGCCTGTGGAGCTGTTAAGTTCGGGGACTTTACCCTTGCATCAGGAAAGAAGAGCAAATATTATATCGATATCAAAAAGGCCAGTTCCGACCCCGGCACATTGAAGATCATTGCAAAACAGGCAGCTGCACTGATCAAGGCAATGGACATCGACATCATCGGAGGTGTTGCACTGGGAGGCGTTCCGATCGCCACAGCCGTATCCCTTGAGACGAACATGCCACTACTACTAATACGCAAATCTGCAAAAGAGTATGGCACCGGCGGCAGGTTCGTGGGTGATGTTACAGAAGGTGACAGGATCATACTGCTTGAAGATGTAACCACCAGTGGTGGTTCCGTTCTTGAGGCAATTGGTGCTGTACGTGAAGCCGGATGTATCATTGACAAAGTGATCACTGTTGTGGACCGTGAAGATGGTGCAACAGAGAACCTAAATGAAATCAATGTTAAGCTGGTCCCTCTTGTACGTGCCAGTGACCTGCTTGCTGACAATTAAGATCATATAATGCAGCAGTAAAGTTGTGCTGCTGCAACGAACTTTTTTTTTACTTTATTCCACTTACGGTTCCACATAAAGAGTTTTGCTGCTCGGATTATAAATAGGTGTATAGACATAATATTTAAGGGAGTGGGCTTAGAAGTATTCATTTTGAAGTATCAAAGTGGAAACTAGCTCTATAAATAACAGTATCTCAAATATACTGGCACTGACCATAATTTTGAGCTAATGGGTCCTTCTACGTACTTACCTATCTACTTACTACCGGCCTACAAGATAAAGGTGATAAAATGTTCTGTTACCAGTGTGAAGAAACAATGAACGGAGAAGGCTGCACAAAGAACGGCATGTGCGGTAAGAAAGGTGAAGTCTCAGACCTTCAGGACGATCTTATCTATGTGCTTAAGAGTGTTGCATACTACAACCAGAAAGCAAGAAAGGCAAAGATATCTGAAGAGAGCACTGATGATTTCATGCTCGATGCGCTGTTCTCCACCATAACAAATACCGATTTCAGGGCGACCGGAATTCAGGACCGAATTGACAGAGGATTTGAACTGCGGGATGAGATCAGACAAAAACTACTGGACAACAATGCACTTGATGAGAGCGACCTTCCTGAGATCGCAACCGTAACCCCGGAAAACCTCAAGGACAGGGATACCGGCATACTTGCAACAGAGAACGAAGATATCCGGTCATTAAGGGAATTGCTGATCTTTGGTATCAAAGGAATTGCAGCATATGCACATCATGCAATGATGCTTGACCAGATCAATAAAAAAGTAAATTCATTTGTGGAAGAAGGCCTTGTAGCAACTACAGATGATAGCCTGACCGATAAGAACCTCATCTCAATGGTCCTGAAATGCGGGGAAAAGGGCTTTGACGCAATGGCAGCACTTGACACGGCAAATACAACTGCATTCGGAAATCCGGAACCTACAGAGGTCAATATTGGAACAAGGGATAAACCAGGAATACTCATCAGCGGACATGACCTGAATGACCTGAAACAGCTATTGGATCAGACCGAGGGAACAGGTGTCGATGTCTATACTCACGGTGAAATGCTGCCTGCAAACTCATATCCTGAATTTAAGAAATACGAACACCTTGTCGGAAACTATGGAGGCTCCTGGTGGCACCAGAAGCAGGAGTTTGAAAGTTTCAACGGACCGATACTGCTGACAAGTAACTGTATAGTCCCTCCAAAGAAGACCTACATTGACAGAATATACACCACCGGTTCTGTTGGTTTTGATGGCGTCACACATCTCGTACCCAAAGATGGGAAGAAAGATTTCTCAGCGATAATCGAGCAGGCAAAGAAATGTGAACCTCCGGTACAGCTGGAAGAAGGTACCATAATGGGCGGTTTTGCTTACAATTCCGTACTATCCAATGCCGACAAGATCGTTGATGCCGTCAAAGCAGGCAAGATAAAGAAGTTCATTGTAATGGCAGGATGTGACGGTCGCCACAAGGACAGGCAGTACTACACTGACTTTGCAGAAGCACTACCAAAGGATACTGTCATACTTACCGCAGGATGTGCAAAATATCGATACAATAAGCTTAACCTTGGAGACATTGACGGCATTCCAAGGGTACTGGATGCAGGGCAGTGTAATGATTCATTTTCACTTGTGATCATTGCCCAGGGGCTTATGGCCAGACTTGGATTTATAGATGTTAACGAAGCACCGATCTCGTACAATATCGCATGGTACGAACAAAAGGCAGTCCTTGTGTTGCTTGCCCTCCTGAGGATGGGAATACAGGATATTGTCCTTGGCCCAAAACTACCTGCATTTGTCTCACCAAATGTTCTCAAGGTGCTGGTGGATGAGTTCAACATATCACCTAATACCACCGTGGAAGAGGACATGGAGAGACTCTTAAAATAAACATTCATAAATGGAGACGAAGAAATTATGAAAATTATAGACCTAGAGAAAGCACCTGAGAAAGACAACCCCCACAACGTACTTGCAAAAGGACTCTTTGATACCGATCAGGTACAGGTCGTACACCTTGAGCTTAAACCCGGAGAGTCACTGAAGTTGCACAAAACACCAATGAACGTGTTCTTCTACGTACTCGAAGGAACCGGCATTGTTGTGATCGGAGATGAGGAAGAAACTGTTTCAAAGGACATGCTTATCGACAGTCCAAAAGCCATCCCTCACTTGCTGAGGAATGAAAGTGACAGCCTTTTCCGTTTCCTCGTTGTGAAACTGAAAGAGTGAACGAACTACAGTAAAGAGGTTGCATCCACAACAAGGATGCTTCCTGTAACCACTTTTTCTTATTTTTTACCTGTTTATTATCAGACCGTGATCTCGCCTATGCTTAGAGTGCCATCATATATCTCGATACTCGGATCGTTCCAAAGATGATAATTTATCGTCATGTTTTTGGTGACATTATTATCCAATGTAGCATACACCGTGTATCTGTCCTCACCCCATGCAAAAACTGAACGGGGCACCATATACAGTGGCTTTGGATGTGACCAGTGTTCATCCGAGTCCAGATCCCTTGAATCATTAAAGATAGAAGTATTGTCAGGGGCGATGATCTCAACAGCTACTGTATGTGAAACATTATCATAATTAGAAACTGAGAACAAAGGAGTTGGAGAACCGGCAATAAAAAAGGTGAACCAGAACGGGAATGATATGACAACTAAAAAAAGCAGAATAAAGATCAACAATGTTTTGCGGGAAACCATTTTATCATCACTCCACAATCAATGGAAAGTAATTGTACGTTAAAGTATAAAAATATATAAAGAAACTGTCGGTTTTTTAGAATTGCACAGGAATCGAATCTAAAAAATATAAGATTTCATTGTTTAGTACGAAACCATGTCGGAAACTATTTATTTAATACAAAGAAAACTAGCTCCCTTAACATATCTAAATAAACAGATCAACGTTATTTTTCAATAATATAATAAAATAAATTTATTATTAATATCAATACATTTTTTGATCAAATGAGGTTATACAGATGAATGTTCTAATCGTTGGTGGCGGCGGCAGAGAAAATGCTATCGCAAATGCTGTTGCAAGAAGTGAACGCAATCCCACTATGTTCTCAGTTATGGCAAAAAAGAATCCGGGAATTGCCAGCTTGTGCGAAGATGTGCTTTTAGTTAAAGAGACAGAAGTGGAAAAGGTAGTCGAGTACGCAATATCAAAGAACATCGAAGTCGCTTTTATCGGACCGGAAGCACCTCTTGCAGCCGGCCTTGCCGATGCCCTTGAGGATGCAGGGATCGGGGCTGTCGGACCCAGAAAGGATGTCGCACGCATCGAGTTCGACAAAGCATGGGCACGCAATTTCATGAGGGACAACAACATCGATGGCTGTCCTGCATTCAAGGTATTCTCCAGTGAGGAAGGACTTGAGGACTACATTGAGGAATTGGGCAACGTTGCGATCAAGCCAGCAGGACTTACAGGAGGCAAAGGCGTCAAGGTCATGGGCGACCAGTTACCTGACACAAAGGCTGCTTTTGAATATTCAAGATCATTACTCGATGGTGACAATCTTGTTGTGGAAGAAAACCTGATCGGCGAGGAGTTCACATTACAGGCATTTGTTGATGGAAAGAACCTTGCATTCACACCATGTGTGCAGGACCACAAACGTGCCTTTGAGAACGACCTCGGACCAAACACCGGTGGCATGGGATCATATTCCAGCGCTGATGAGCTTCTTCCTTTCATGAACGTCGATGATATCGAACCTGCAAGGGAGATCATGAAGGCAACCGTGAAAGCCCTCCATGAAGCAACAGGCACGCCATTCAAGGGAATCCTTTACGGCCAGTTCATCCTTACAAAAGACGGACCAAAGGTAATCGAGTTCAATGCAAGATTTGGTGACCCTGAAGCAATGAACGTGCTTCCACTGCTAGATACCGACATGGTTGATGTCATGTCTGCAGTTGCCAATGGAACACTTGATGAGCTGGATGTGAAATTCGCTCACAAGGCAACAGTTTGCAAGTATGCAGTACCTGCAGGATATCCTGATGAGCCAACAAAGGACAAGGAAGTTATCGTTGGTGATATCGGTGATGCGATATTGTTCTATTCAAGCGTATATGAAAAGGATGGAAAAGTTTACACCACCGGCTCCAGGGCTGTAGCTGTCGTGGGTATCGAGGACACCATCGACAAAGCTGAGAAGATCGCACAGAATGCACTTGAGAACATTATTGGAGACCTTCATTTCAGAAGTGATATTGGAAAGCCTGAGCTTATCCAGAGAAGAATAGACCACATGGAAGAGATCCGTGGTTAACTCTCGAAACTGAGTTGATAACATGAAACATTTACTATCAATGACCGACCTGACATCCGATGAGATCATCGAGATCCTTGATATGGCAGAAGACCTCAAGGAGAAGAGGGTACGCGGAAAGGTCACAGACCTGCTTAAGAACAAAAGCCTTGCGATGATATTCGAAAAATCATCCACAAGGACAAGGGTTTCATTCGAGGTTGCTATGAGCGACCTTGGAGGACACTCCATTTACCTTAATTCAAGAGATATACAGATCGGACGCGGCGAAACCGTTTCAGACACTGCCCAGGTGCTCTCCCGCTATGTTGCAGGGATCACTGCAAGGGTGAACAGCCACAAGACCGTTGAGGATCTTGCTGCTCATTCACAGGTACCGGTAATTAATGCACTTTCCGACCTTGAACACCCATGCCAGATACTGGCGGATTTCCTGACCATCCGTGAATACAAGAACAGCCTTAAAGGATTGAAGTTCGCATGGATCGGTGACGGTAACAACGTATGTAATTCACTTATTCTCGGCTGTGCTCTCGTTGGCATGGAGATCGCTGTTGCATGTCCTGAAGGCTACGAGCCAAATGCAGACATCGTAGCAAAGGGAAGGGAACTTGGCGGAAATATTAACGTCACGAACGATCCGCAGGAAGCCGCAAGGGATGCAGATGTATTGTATACCGATGTGTGGGTATCCATGGGTGATGAGGAAGAGAGGGACAAAAGGCTAAGCGACCTCGCAGACTACCAGATCAATTCCGAACTGGTCGCTCTCTCAAAACACAACGTGATCGTTATGCATTGCCTGCCTGCACACAGAGGCGAGGAGATCTCAGCAGAGGTTATGGAAGGACCTCATTCCGTGGTATTTGACCAGGCAGAGAACCGCCTGCACGCACAGAAGGCTCTTATACTGAAACTGATGGCATGATATGCCATCCACATTTTCTTTTTTCTTCCATTGAGAAGGCTTTGTCCAATTTTAAAGCCGTTGTCCATTTTGAGACCACATTCCATTTTACGCATCAGTCGCCGATTAGAAATGGGTTAGGTTATATATGAACGACAACAATCTATAAATTAGATCAAGAGTCCTGTTTCTTCTTCTCTTGATCGACTCCTTTATTGACTCTTTTGAAGACCGGGGCATTCAAGACAACCTCCGAACCTCTTTTGAAAACCTCCCCGGATCTTTTTTCAATACAATACCAAATACTTTCTAACTTATTTGATCCAAATCAGCAAATTGCCTAACGTTCTAAATTAAGGGAAAGAGATATTAGTTATGTTGGTTATATATGCATATTGGTGATAGATATGTGGACATTCTCAAAATTAAGCAAAGAAAATATGGATGCAATTAGTGCTGCAGAAGGAAAACTGGGCATAACCCTTATCGCTTTCTCTGATGAGGACATCAAATATGCAGAACTCGATGATGAAGGCGTCAAAGAAGTAAAAGAGCTGGAAAAGAAATTAGGCCTTTCCCTTGTAGCTCTTGAAACAGACTAAAAGTGGATGTAACACCTTACACCCCTCTCTTTTTCTTTTTTCCCAATATTAAAGACATAGTTCTCTAAAAAGAACTCTATTTCTCGAAACCATAAAGAAAAGAACAGTTGTTCTACATTCTATAGCTGGTTCCAGGCAACCAAATCAAGCCAACAGATTTCCATAACCACAACGCTTAATAATGAAAAACACTACTATTGGCTAACCACGTTGCGAGGGTTGCCCAGCCAGGCCAAAGGCGCTAGGTTCAGAGCCTAGTCTCGTAGGAGTACAAGGGTTCGAATCCCTTCTCTCGCACCAATTCTTTTAAGCTGTTTTATTGGCAATAGTATATTTGCCAGATGTTTTACCTATCCAAAAGATCTTTCTGCGTTTTTAGAACAATCCGATAAAAAAAGATATAAAAGTTGATGCTCTAAAAATAGTTATTAGAACATTGAATTGTTTTGATTTGGAAGGTTACAAATGAAGCTAGAGTGGAGTAAGGATAACATCGTTTTTAGCTATTGTACAGAAGCAGACCTAAAAGAGATAGCAGAAATGCTTTCTAAGGAAAGTGTTTGCAAGTACATGTTCTTCGGACCAACTACAGAAGAAGATACAATTGCCTATTTTTCACCACTTATCAGCTCAATAGAGGGATCCTTAAAAGAAGATAAGATACCGCACATCAATGTATTCACGATCAGGGAAAAGGACACGGGTAAATTTATAGGCCAATGTGCCTTGTTCCCGATAGAGTTCACCAATGGGAATTACCTCATTGGATACCAGATCGATGATAGCCAATGGAGAAAGGGATATGGAAGTGCTGCCTGTGAGTTCCTTGTATATTATGCATTCAATGTACTTGATGCATTCAGGATCACAGGTGATTGTACAGAAGGTAATGTGGCCTCTGAAAAAACAATGAGAAGATCAGGTTTCCAGTCGGAAGGAAGACAAAGAAAATACTGGTCACATAACGGCAAATGGCATGACAGGCTTCTTTTCGCTTTATTGAAAAAAGATATTTCCAAAGAGAGAATGGAAGCATTGAAAACCACATACCAATGATAGTGAGTAACACGGAATCAAAAGTATCCCAAGATCAAGCTGAGCCAAAGACAATATTTCAGGGATATCCGACACCAGCAAAAAACATATATTACTTGCAGTAATTAATTAGAATAGATATATATATTATTGAGAATGCTTTGTAGTTACAGGTGATGATACAATGAGTCGTATAACTGGACTAAATCCCCCTTCGTTTACGGTTGTCCCAAAAAAGTTTGCAGACAGAGTATTTAATGCTATTTTTGTTAGTGGGGAACATTCCATGTCCAAGGGTCTCTACAATTGCTCGGGCGGTTCCTCTAGATCTTCAGTTGCAGAGAACATAGTTGATGGAAATTAAGGAATACAAAACCCACCATCGAAATAATACCCAAAAGGATCAACATGCTACATTATTTCTTCTTCAATGGTCTGAAATAATGAGAGCCTTCCTTGAGTTCACCAGTTTCATTATCAATGAACGGCTGAGAAGAAGCCTTTCAGAAAATCGCATGATAGAGCGAGATCTTCTCCTTTACAGCTATTGCCTGCTCGCGTGGAATGATTATAAAAATACTCTCGATGAAGCCGTTGCTCCATCTGTGTACCTTTTCACCAGTCCCAATACACCGAATATGCATATGGTTATATAAAGGTGGATAGTACTAGTGAATTCTTCAAAAACGAAAATGAGTGAATTAAATGGTAAAAATAAAAGGACACGAGATCGATCCCATCATAATAAAGAGTGCTGGCAATCGAAGAGCTATGCAATTTAAGAATAATATTATTACTGTATTAAGAAAGATCGGCATTAACGAAAATGATATTGATATTCCTCTCGAACGTCTCGCGATGAAAAAAGCTAAAGCTTCTGCAACCTGGTATCTATCAGACCATCGGATGCATTACAGTCATAACCTGCAAAATAAATATGTCGAAAATCTTCATATCCTATCCAGGGTCATTGAGATCGAAATCGATAGAGTCCTTTCTGAAGAAAAAACACTATCGGATTTTATATTAGAGTTTAAAGAAGATTCTGATGTTTATAATAAGCGAGCAGAGGCACGAGAATTTTTTGATTGTGACCATGATGAGACCGATTTTGAGATCATTAATAAAAAATACAAATTGATGGCAAAAGAATTGCACCCGGATATGCCAACTGGGGACACTGAAAAATTCAAGAAGCTAAATATTGCACACAAGATACTGAAGAGAGAATTGACATAAGATCTCTTCAACTTCAAATTATTAAAAAATATTTTAATTTTCATTGTTTAATTATGCGACTACCTCCAATCTTGTCATTTCAACGAGTATAAGTAGATCAATACTTTTCTTTCTCAAAAACTCGGCCTTGATATCTTCCAATAATTATATATTAAATCACACACCTTTTTTTAGCGGGGAAATGCAATTCGGGGTATTGCAGATTTTCTGGATCAATACAGATTGAAGTTCGTCTTTGTGCTGAAATTCATACTGAGACCTATGCTGAAATGTTGACGAATGGACATGATACAGAAAATCGCAATCTATCAGAAAGGTAATGGCCAGGACATTTGCTATTACCAGCCTATTGCACCCTACAAGCAAACTGAACAAGCAGCTTCAATAAGGTACTAATCAAGATCTGAATATTTCATAAATAACAATGGGAGTGAAAATAAATGGACAAGATGAAGAAAATGGGTCTATTAGGGGCAACAGCTTTGATCGGTGCAGGACTGGCAGCACTATCAGAAGAGAAGATCAAGGAATTAGTCAAGGACAAGATCGAAGAAGGCACAATGAGCAAAGAAGAAGGAAAGATGCTCGTTGAAGACCTTGTGAGTGAAACAAAAAAGCAGAAGCTTAATCTGGAAAAGAACATCATTGAAAAGCTACACTGTACGATCAAGATGGCTGATCAGGAACTGGAAAGCCTTTCAGATAAGATCGATGAAATGAAGATCCAGGAACTTGAAGCTGAACTTGACAAGATGAAAAGTATGAGGAAGGCTAAAAATTAAATAATCAGGTCACTGATAGTTGATCGGCATGAAAGCCACTTACTCTTTCTTTTTTTACTTGATCCCTATTTAGCATTGATATTGTTCGTATCATACTACTAATTCGATCTATTTCGGAAAATCGGAGGAATATCATGAAAGTTGTAGCATTCAACGGAAGTCCCAGAAAAGAAGGAAACACATCACACCTTGTCGG includes the following:
- the argF gene encoding ornithine carbamoyltransferase, whose protein sequence is MKHLLSMTDLTSDEIIEILDMAEDLKEKRVRGKVTDLLKNKSLAMIFEKSSTRTRVSFEVAMSDLGGHSIYLNSRDIQIGRGETVSDTAQVLSRYVAGITARVNSHKTVEDLAAHSQVPVINALSDLEHPCQILADFLTIREYKNSLKGLKFAWIGDGNNVCNSLILGCALVGMEIAVACPEGYEPNADIVAKGRELGGNINVTNDPQEAARDADVLYTDVWVSMGDEEERDKRLSDLADYQINSELVALSKHNVIVMHCLPAHRGEEISAEVMEGPHSVVFDQAENRLHAQKALILKLMA
- a CDS encoding CDP-2,3-bis-(O-geranylgeranyl)-sn-glycerol synthase, producing the protein MVLAIWLMLPAYLPNPFAAVFGGGRPIDGGKTMSDGRRILGDGKTFRGFFAGLICGTLAGLLQMRLIESYPVILGAQLPTFGTGGLNTTIVVFALAFGSLFGDMFMSFFKRRMGLKRGAPLPVVDQLDFVMGALLFAYLASPYWFSEQFTFTIILVILIITPLLHLVTNVIGYFMGVKKEPW
- a CDS encoding GNAT family N-acetyltransferase; its protein translation is MKLEWSKDNIVFSYCTEADLKEIAEMLSKESVCKYMFFGPTTEEDTIAYFSPLISSIEGSLKEDKIPHINVFTIREKDTGKFIGQCALFPIEFTNGNYLIGYQIDDSQWRKGYGSAACEFLVYYAFNVLDAFRITGDCTEGNVASEKTMRRSGFQSEGRQRKYWSHNGKWHDRLLFALLKKDISKERMEALKTTYQ
- the ccsA gene encoding cytochrome c biogenesis protein CcsA, whose translation is MNFGMILIWIAFILGAGSAIYSIIDLRTNNIRAGSLSRKLEVGCTAVITLAILMLTYYLLTVSASYVYVYMHSSIDLEFVYRLSALWAGQEGSFLLWTWFTLLMLLAMQYTGHTKELYDIRLMNITRAICLCIITVFLMLLVLKNPFSMYYGGVGAYVDISNWNPFVSAYPLVDGQGMNPLLRNPWMAVHPPVLFLGYAAFTIPFAAALATLLIDDGKWVKISRDWMRLAWLFLTAGIGLGGFWAYEVLGWGAWYWTWDPVETSSLIPWITATAYLHSQTRVKHGEYRFLAPMLAVASFILVIFATFVTRSGMWVSVHSWQDFTLEGMVIAIFLLVLLGSSLVLLVRRYFEENES
- a CDS encoding rubrerythrin family protein — translated: MSTIENLKEAFAGESMANRKYLAFAKMADEEGFTKIAKLFRAAAAAETVHAHSHLRVLGEVKSTEENLQEAIAGETMEFNEMYPAFIEEAEKEGNKKAVRSFDLANKVEKVHAELYQKALDNMDDNEDTDYYVCEVCGYTVEGEAPERCPICGAVHSKFSKVD
- a CDS encoding J domain-containing protein, with the translated sequence MVKIKGHEIDPIIIKSAGNRRAMQFKNNIITVLRKIGINENDIDIPLERLAMKKAKASATWYLSDHRMHYSHNLQNKYVENLHILSRVIEIEIDRVLSEEKTLSDFILEFKEDSDVYNKRAEAREFFDCDHDETDFEIINKKYKLMAKELHPDMPTGDTEKFKKLNIAHKILKRELT
- the pyrE gene encoding orotate phosphoribosyltransferase; this encodes MTTSSNDKEELIDALKACGAVKFGDFTLASGKKSKYYIDIKKASSDPGTLKIIAKQAAALIKAMDIDIIGGVALGGVPIATAVSLETNMPLLLIRKSAKEYGTGGRFVGDVTEGDRIILLEDVTTSGGSVLEAIGAVREAGCIIDKVITVVDREDGATENLNEINVKLVPLVRASDLLADN
- the purD gene encoding phosphoribosylamine--glycine ligase gives rise to the protein MNVLIVGGGGRENAIANAVARSERNPTMFSVMAKKNPGIASLCEDVLLVKETEVEKVVEYAISKNIEVAFIGPEAPLAAGLADALEDAGIGAVGPRKDVARIEFDKAWARNFMRDNNIDGCPAFKVFSSEEGLEDYIEELGNVAIKPAGLTGGKGVKVMGDQLPDTKAAFEYSRSLLDGDNLVVEENLIGEEFTLQAFVDGKNLAFTPCVQDHKRAFENDLGPNTGGMGSYSSADELLPFMNVDDIEPAREIMKATVKALHEATGTPFKGILYGQFILTKDGPKVIEFNARFGDPEAMNVLPLLDTDMVDVMSAVANGTLDELDVKFAHKATVCKYAVPAGYPDEPTKDKEVIVGDIGDAILFYSSVYEKDGKVYTTGSRAVAVVGIEDTIDKAEKIAQNALENIIGDLHFRSDIGKPELIQRRIDHMEEIRG
- a CDS encoding cupin domain-containing protein, producing MKIIDLEKAPEKDNPHNVLAKGLFDTDQVQVVHLELKPGESLKLHKTPMNVFFYVLEGTGIVVIGDEEETVSKDMLIDSPKAIPHLLRNESDSLFRFLVVKLKE
- the hcp gene encoding hydroxylamine reductase, coding for MFCYQCEETMNGEGCTKNGMCGKKGEVSDLQDDLIYVLKSVAYYNQKARKAKISEESTDDFMLDALFSTITNTDFRATGIQDRIDRGFELRDEIRQKLLDNNALDESDLPEIATVTPENLKDRDTGILATENEDIRSLRELLIFGIKGIAAYAHHAMMLDQINKKVNSFVEEGLVATTDDSLTDKNLISMVLKCGEKGFDAMAALDTANTTAFGNPEPTEVNIGTRDKPGILISGHDLNDLKQLLDQTEGTGVDVYTHGEMLPANSYPEFKKYEHLVGNYGGSWWHQKQEFESFNGPILLTSNCIVPPKKTYIDRIYTTGSVGFDGVTHLVPKDGKKDFSAIIEQAKKCEPPVQLEEGTIMGGFAYNSVLSNADKIVDAVKAGKIKKFIVMAGCDGRHKDRQYYTDFAEALPKDTVILTAGCAKYRYNKLNLGDIDGIPRVLDAGQCNDSFSLVIIAQGLMARLGFIDVNEAPISYNIAWYEQKAVLVLLALLRMGIQDIVLGPKLPAFVSPNVLKVLVDEFNISPNTTVEEDMERLLK